In Candidatus Pelagibacter sp. RS39, the following proteins share a genomic window:
- the lnt gene encoding apolipoprotein N-acyltransferase: MKKKLFIESIILILLGSFSSLSLPPFNYILINFLTFSLLYILLIKIFEVSKNKKLFFLYGWLFGLGYFTSNLYWISISLTFDESFKFLIPFSIVLVPAFLALFYGLASFLFLILKPKKNLSSFFLFSLIFGTIEFIRGTILTGFPWNLIAYSFSNYIEILSINSIIGTYSFNLFCISLFTSTSFLILRDNKKEIIVCILFFIITLSFYFFGSQRLENFNNIKANKLDYKLRVISSNVSIDRFYNDTDPISVINDLIKISSPQKNKKTIFIWPEGILPDISKNQLREYKFLFENEFNQNHILSIGINDIKKEGQIIRYYNSLTIYNHNFEILNSYNKVNLVPFGEFLPFEKMLSLIGLKTITNNYQSYSKGEKRNIIEVNNTNFSVRLLPLICYEIIYSGNIFNNRDFDFIVNISEDGWFGQSIGPHQHFVHSIYRAIESGKYVLRSANNGIAAIVNPLGVVEKQVDLNQSGFADLSQTKKIEPTIFSKYGNKIFAIVILLYIFLIFSFNRIGNE, translated from the coding sequence TTGAAAAAAAAACTTTTTATTGAATCAATTATTTTAATTTTACTAGGTTCCTTTTCGTCATTAAGCTTACCTCCATTTAATTATATACTAATTAATTTTTTAACTTTTAGTTTACTCTATATTCTTTTGATAAAAATCTTTGAGGTAAGTAAAAATAAAAAGTTATTTTTCCTCTATGGTTGGTTATTTGGACTTGGATATTTTACAAGTAATCTTTACTGGATTTCGATATCATTAACTTTTGATGAAAGTTTTAAGTTTTTGATCCCTTTTAGTATAGTTTTAGTCCCAGCTTTTTTAGCTTTATTTTATGGTTTAGCTTCATTTTTATTTTTAATCCTTAAGCCAAAGAAAAATTTAAGCTCTTTTTTTCTTTTTTCTTTAATATTTGGAACAATTGAATTCATAAGAGGAACTATTTTGACTGGGTTTCCATGGAATTTAATTGCTTATAGTTTTTCTAATTATATTGAAATTTTAAGTATTAACTCGATTATTGGCACTTATAGTTTTAATCTTTTTTGTATCTCTCTTTTTACTAGTACTTCATTTTTAATTTTAAGAGATAACAAAAAAGAAATTATTGTTTGTATTTTATTTTTCATAATAACTTTATCTTTTTATTTCTTTGGATCTCAACGATTAGAAAATTTCAATAATATTAAGGCTAATAAATTAGATTACAAACTAAGAGTTATAAGCTCAAATGTTAGTATTGATAGATTTTATAACGATACCGATCCTATTTCAGTAATCAATGATCTCATTAAAATCAGTTCTCCACAAAAAAATAAAAAAACGATTTTTATTTGGCCTGAGGGTATATTGCCAGACATTTCAAAAAACCAACTAAGGGAATATAAATTTTTATTTGAGAATGAATTTAATCAAAATCATATACTATCAATTGGGATCAATGATATCAAAAAAGAAGGTCAAATTATTAGATATTATAATTCATTAACAATTTATAATCACAATTTTGAAATATTAAATTCATACAACAAAGTTAATCTAGTTCCCTTTGGTGAGTTTTTACCCTTTGAAAAAATGCTGAGCCTTATAGGATTAAAGACTATTACTAATAATTATCAATCTTATTCAAAAGGAGAAAAAAGAAATATTATAGAAGTTAATAACACTAATTTTTCGGTAAGACTATTACCACTTATTTGTTATGAAATAATTTATAGCGGAAATATTTTTAATAATAGAGATTTTGATTTTATTGTAAATATTTCCGAAGATGGTTGGTTTGGTCAGTCTATAGGTCCCCATCAACATTTTGTGCATAGTATTTATAGAGCCATTGAAAGTGGCAAATATGTTTTAAGATCTGCTAATAACGGAATAGCCGCAATAGTTAATCCCTTGGGAGTTGTTGAAAAACAAGTCGATTTAAATCAATCCGGTTTTGCTGATTTATCTCAAACAAAAAAAATAGAGCCAACAATATTTTCAAAATATGGAAATAAAATTTTTGCAATAGTAATTTTATTGTATATTTTTTTAATATTTTCATTTAATAGAATTGGAAATGAGTGA
- a CDS encoding glucosaminidase domain-containing protein, protein MRKIFKKNRIKPFRVFDENNLSSLPRIILSSVLVILFFYSLPIIVNFTSNKIESSAGIQNNSKAILAYTLNKKSSNSSNSQTLNEDDLLIDIYSLNDQETDTVRLDASTIKQLFEDTDYKLDDVRKKKLVKPIALTLLPAEIKMIESVKKRKEFFIQIVLPLILEENKNIKLDRKRLFSIINKNNNSSSEKRWLEKKYKQYGIPSKDLSILKRRMDIVPVSLALAQAAKETGWGTSRFAQQGNALFGQWTWSGEGLKPKDAEKSEGHKVMKFNVLQASVRAYQRNINTHSSYEDFRLARAKLRDLGQPLDSMILSSYLDKYAETGNEYVKVLQKIIQQNNLKDFDDAKLLPSSIELESLI, encoded by the coding sequence ATGAGAAAAATCTTTAAAAAAAATAGAATAAAACCATTTAGAGTTTTTGATGAAAATAACCTAAGTTCGCTACCAAGAATTATTCTAAGTAGTGTACTTGTTATCTTATTTTTTTATTCTTTGCCGATTATTGTTAATTTTACCAGCAATAAAATTGAAAGTTCGGCTGGAATTCAAAATAATTCAAAAGCAATACTTGCATACACTCTTAATAAAAAATCCTCAAATTCATCAAATTCCCAAACACTTAATGAGGATGATCTATTAATCGATATTTATAGTTTAAATGATCAAGAAACAGATACAGTAAGATTAGATGCTTCAACGATTAAACAACTTTTTGAAGATACAGATTATAAGCTTGATGATGTAAGAAAAAAAAAATTAGTCAAGCCTATAGCTTTAACTTTACTTCCTGCTGAAATAAAAATGATCGAAAGCGTTAAAAAGAGGAAAGAGTTTTTTATACAAATAGTATTACCACTAATTTTAGAGGAAAATAAAAATATTAAATTAGATAGAAAAAGATTATTTAGTATAATTAATAAGAATAATAACTCGAGCTCAGAGAAAAGATGGTTAGAAAAAAAATATAAACAATATGGTATACCCTCAAAAGATTTATCAATATTAAAAAGAAGAATGGATATAGTTCCAGTTTCATTAGCACTTGCTCAAGCTGCTAAGGAAACAGGATGGGGAACTTCAAGATTTGCTCAACAAGGAAATGCATTATTTGGTCAATGGACTTGGTCAGGCGAGGGATTAAAACCAAAAGATGCTGAAAAAAGTGAAGGCCACAAGGTGATGAAATTTAATGTTTTGCAAGCATCTGTAAGAGCTTATCAGAGAAATATAAATACTCATTCCAGTTATGAAGATTTTAGATTAGCCAGAGCTAAATTAAGAGATTTAGGACAACCACTGGACAGCATGATTTTGTCAAGTTATTTGGATAAATATGCTGAAACAGGAAATGAGTATGTGAAAGTTTTACAAAAGATTATTCAACAAAATAATTTAAAAGATTTTGATGATGCAAAATTGTTACCCTCAAGTATTGAGTTAGAAAGTTTAATTTAA
- a CDS encoding NifU family protein — MFVQTEITPNPNSLKFIPGKVVSSAGSFEVNKNDNVNNELIRNILSVNGVEGIFLSKDFISVNKRDENSWDDIKHIVVSHINEFYASGKEYVINKDLNEQNDSFDEIEKRIIQLLEEKIRPAIARDGGDIKFKEFKDGVVKVQLQGSCSGCPSSTMTLKQGVQNLLCHYLPEVKKVEAV; from the coding sequence ATGTTTGTTCAGACTGAGATTACACCAAATCCTAATTCTTTAAAATTTATACCAGGCAAGGTTGTTTCAAGTGCAGGATCATTTGAAGTAAATAAAAATGACAATGTAAATAATGAGCTAATTAGAAATATTCTTTCAGTAAATGGTGTAGAGGGAATTTTTTTAAGTAAAGATTTCATTTCAGTTAATAAACGTGATGAAAATTCTTGGGACGATATCAAGCATATAGTGGTTTCACATATTAATGAATTTTATGCATCAGGAAAAGAATATGTCATAAATAAAGATCTAAACGAACAAAATGATAGTTTTGATGAAATTGAGAAAAGAATAATCCAATTACTTGAGGAGAAAATTCGTCCAGCAATTGCAAGAGACGGAGGAGATATTAAATTTAAAGAGTTTAAAGATGGAGTTGTTAAAGTTCAATTACAAGGGAGCTGTTCTGGATGTCCTAGTTCAACAATGACTTTAAAACAAGGTGTTCAAAATCTCTTATGTCATTATTTGCCAGAGGTTAAAAAAGTTGAAGCTGTTTAA
- the miaB gene encoding tRNA (N6-isopentenyl adenosine(37)-C2)-methylthiotransferase MiaB, with product MSQKIFIKTFGCQMNEYDSNRILDTVKKIGYEKTEKYEDANCYLLNTCHIRDKAKEKVYSEIGRVKKIFRFKKKPLVIIVGCVAQAENQEMLKREPFIDLVIGPQAYHKINDTILNYVEKKRKLEETEFDAVTKFEYLSKIKTKVEKVSSFLTIQEGCDKFCHFCVVPYTRGPEYSRPPSQILDEAKYLADNGVREITLLGQNVNAYESNGFRLSDLILSIEKLNEIKRVRYTTSHPKDMTNDLIEVYKSSNKLMPLVHLPVQSGSNRILKLMNRNHTIENYIETFNKLKEINSKIEFSSDFIIAYPGEENQDFEDTLNLIKKVKFINSYSYIFSPRPGTVSENLNLIDKKTSFERLEIIQNELFENQIQKNKSLENSIVEVLVENFTEDKTKTFGRSKHMTSVIFDGKKSDIGKIVQVKISKSNRSTLFGEIVDNSNQKVA from the coding sequence ATGAGTCAAAAAATTTTCATTAAAACTTTTGGATGTCAAATGAATGAGTATGACTCTAATAGAATATTAGATACTGTTAAAAAAATTGGTTATGAAAAGACAGAAAAATACGAGGATGCTAATTGTTATTTGTTAAACACATGTCATATAAGGGATAAAGCTAAAGAAAAAGTCTATTCTGAAATAGGTAGAGTAAAAAAAATTTTTAGATTTAAAAAAAAACCTTTAGTTATTATTGTAGGATGCGTTGCTCAAGCAGAAAATCAAGAAATGCTAAAAAGAGAGCCTTTCATTGATTTGGTAATAGGTCCTCAAGCTTACCATAAAATTAATGATACAATTTTAAATTATGTTGAAAAAAAAAGGAAACTTGAAGAAACAGAGTTTGATGCGGTTACAAAATTTGAATACTTGAGTAAAATAAAAACTAAAGTAGAAAAAGTTTCATCTTTTTTAACAATTCAAGAAGGCTGTGATAAGTTTTGTCATTTTTGTGTAGTTCCTTACACTAGAGGACCAGAGTATTCAAGGCCACCTAGTCAAATTTTGGACGAAGCAAAATATTTAGCAGACAACGGTGTAAGAGAAATAACTTTGTTAGGCCAAAATGTTAATGCTTATGAAAGTAATGGGTTTCGTTTATCAGATTTAATATTAAGTATTGAAAAATTAAATGAAATTAAAAGAGTAAGATACACAACATCTCATCCAAAGGATATGACCAATGACCTGATTGAAGTTTATAAAAGTTCAAATAAACTTATGCCACTTGTACATTTACCAGTGCAAAGTGGATCGAATAGAATATTAAAATTGATGAATAGAAATCATACTATTGAGAATTACATCGAGACATTTAATAAGCTTAAAGAAATTAATTCAAAAATAGAATTTTCAAGTGATTTTATAATTGCTTACCCTGGGGAAGAAAATCAGGACTTTGAAGATACTTTAAATCTTATAAAAAAAGTAAAGTTTATAAACTCTTACTCGTATATTTTTAGCCCTAGACCTGGAACTGTTTCAGAAAATCTAAATTTAATTGATAAAAAAACTTCATTTGAAAGGTTAGAAATAATTCAAAATGAATTGTTTGAAAATCAGATCCAAAAAAACAAGTCTTTAGAAAACAGTATTGTGGAAGTATTAGTTGAAAATTTCACAGAAGATAAAACTAAAACATTTGGAAGATCTAAGCACATGACATCAGTAATCTTTGATGGTAAGAAAAGTGATATTGGAAAAATTGTGCAAGTAAAAATTAGTAAAAGTAACAGAAGTACTTTATTTGGTGAAATTGTAGATAATTCTAATCAGAAAGTTGCATAA
- a CDS encoding Fur family transcriptional regulator — MTDTADTIEQKCLAKGVKLTEQRKIIAKIISESKSEYGESDHPDVDELYSRVSKVDPKISIATVYRTVKLFEEAGILTKHDFKGGKARYEAMIESHHDHLIDIKTGEIIEFVDDEIEKLQKKVAEKYGYKLVDHKLELYGVKKKPQ; from the coding sequence ATGACAGACACTGCAGATACAATTGAACAAAAGTGTTTAGCTAAAGGTGTTAAACTAACAGAACAAAGAAAAATTATTGCAAAAATAATTTCGGAGTCAAAGTCAGAGTATGGAGAGTCAGATCATCCTGATGTAGATGAACTTTATAGTCGTGTTTCGAAAGTTGATCCAAAAATAAGTATAGCTACAGTTTATAGAACAGTAAAACTATTCGAAGAGGCTGGTATCTTAACAAAACACGATTTTAAAGGTGGAAAGGCAAGATATGAAGCAATGATCGAGAGCCATCATGATCATTTGATAGATATCAAAACAGGTGAGATTATAGAATTTGTTGATGATGAGATTGAGAAACTTCAAAAAAAAGTTGCTGAAAAATATGGTTATAAATTAGTAGATCATAAATTAGAATTATATGGGGTTAAAAAAAAGCCTCAATAA
- a CDS encoding peptidase M22: MIINNNNYSVTHENSKNNYEKLFVLLTDFLKNNNLEISDIGLIYINRGPGSFAGIRNSLSTIKAIHMIKKIDYYCFSFEDFENETNIKYENIPHLCSKFSLKKNLIKPYYIS; this comes from the coding sequence ATGATCATTAATAATAATAATTATAGTGTTACTCATGAAAATAGCAAAAATAATTATGAAAAACTGTTTGTTTTACTCACTGATTTTTTAAAAAATAATAATTTAGAGATTAGTGATATTGGATTAATTTATATAAATAGAGGCCCTGGTAGTTTTGCAGGTATCAGAAATTCTTTATCGACAATTAAAGCAATTCATATGATTAAAAAAATTGATTATTATTGTTTTAGTTTTGAGGACTTTGAGAATGAAACGAATATAAAGTATGAAAATATACCGCATCTTTGCAGTAAATTTAGCCTCAAAAAAAATTTGATTAAACCTTATTATATAAGTTAA
- a CDS encoding polysaccharide deacetylase family protein, protein MIIKKILSFAASIINLFIFLIILTFNSNAQENIKYFSNDEGVLSIMYHRFNEFKYPSTNISMDIFKKHVELILDANLNFYHPKDFENEFDIPKKEKKILLTIDDAFQSFYDNAWPYLKKNKIPFVLFVSTEPVGNNGYMNWDQIKEIERSEFGVIGHHSHSHDYLIDKSQEIFLNDIKTSNLIFKEKLGYVPTLFSYPFGEYSGFMRDYISQNFKIAFGQHSGIIDVNKNKFELPRFPINEKYGEIKRFKSIINYYPLEYKKLEPVEKKLSKENNPPKFKVNFFDDQKNIENINCYSNEGDKWMKSNIKLVEKELTIKFREPFLPRRGRINCSVNDNGKWRWFGTQFIIR, encoded by the coding sequence ATGATCATAAAAAAAATATTATCCTTTGCAGCATCTATAATTAATTTATTCATTTTTTTAATTATATTGACTTTTAACTCAAACGCACAAGAAAATATTAAATATTTTTCTAATGATGAGGGTGTATTGTCAATTATGTATCATCGATTTAATGAGTTTAAATATCCATCAACTAATATATCAATGGATATTTTCAAGAAACATGTCGAACTTATTTTAGATGCTAATTTAAACTTTTATCATCCAAAAGATTTTGAAAATGAGTTTGATATTCCAAAAAAAGAAAAAAAGATTCTACTTACTATTGATGATGCATTTCAATCCTTTTACGATAATGCCTGGCCTTACTTGAAAAAAAATAAAATTCCATTTGTATTATTTGTCTCTACTGAACCTGTTGGAAATAATGGATACATGAATTGGGATCAAATTAAAGAAATTGAACGTAGTGAATTTGGTGTTATTGGACACCACTCGCACTCCCATGATTATTTAATCGATAAATCACAGGAGATTTTTTTAAATGATATAAAAACATCAAATCTTATTTTTAAAGAAAAATTAGGATATGTACCGACTTTATTTTCTTACCCATTTGGAGAATATTCAGGATTTATGAGAGATTATATATCTCAAAATTTCAAAATTGCATTTGGACAACATTCGGGAATTATCGACGTAAATAAAAATAAATTTGAACTTCCGAGGTTTCCAATTAATGAAAAATACGGAGAAATTAAAAGATTTAAATCGATAATAAATTATTATCCACTCGAATATAAAAAATTGGAGCCTGTGGAAAAAAAATTATCAAAAGAAAATAATCCACCTAAATTTAAAGTTAATTTTTTTGATGATCAAAAAAATATTGAAAATATTAATTGCTACTCAAATGAAGGAGATAAATGGATGAAATCAAATATTAAACTTGTTGAAAAAGAGCTTACAATAAAATTTAGGGAACCATTCTTGCCAAGAAGAGGTCGTATTAATTGTTCTGTAAATGATAATGGTAAATGGAGATGGTTTGGTACACAGTTTATTATTAGATAA
- the ybeY gene encoding rRNA maturation RNase YbeY, which yields MIKVSVFSEEKAWSKRLKNKDIFFKKICRAFPKKYQFSNKKVLFSLLLSNNKNIKKLNKNFRNKNKSTDILSFPFNKKIKLPKNKNMYLGDIIISYNYLDKPKSQDLELFKQKTIKIFIHGFLHLLGFDHKKNKDYFKMLREENFIYKHVKSKIN from the coding sequence ATGATTAAAGTTAGTGTCTTCTCTGAAGAGAAGGCTTGGTCAAAAAGACTGAAAAATAAAGATATTTTTTTCAAAAAAATATGTAGGGCTTTTCCAAAGAAATACCAATTTTCAAACAAAAAAGTATTATTTAGCTTACTACTTTCTAATAATAAAAATATTAAAAAATTAAATAAAAATTTTAGAAATAAAAATAAATCTACCGATATTTTATCTTTTCCATTCAATAAAAAAATTAAACTTCCAAAAAATAAAAATATGTATTTGGGAGATATTATAATTAGTTATAATTATTTAGATAAGCCTAAATCTCAGGATTTAGAGTTATTTAAACAAAAAACCATTAAAATTTTTATTCATGGTTTTCTTCACCTTTTAGGATTTGACCACAAAAAGAATAAAGATTATTTTAAAATGTTAAGAGAAGAAAACTTTATATATAAGCATGTAAAATCTAAAATAAATTAA
- a CDS encoding PhoH family protein — translation MSGITKKNIDQAIKFVYSDNNSLSVIFHDNDLLMGIAGEFNKNLQELEKITKCSLYSRGNSILIKSDPETNEKVKNAIQFLVNQFINNGNIENKDILSSVDKFMINEKIKNNNVTDIIKTPKKSIIPRSEKQKNYVRALRQSDIVISAGPAGTGKTFLAVAVGLTMLLEKKIERIILSRPAVEAGERLGFLPGDMKEKVDPYLRPLYDSLYDLFDFEKIQRMIEIGDIEIAPLAFMRGRTLKNSFAILDEAQNATDTQIKMFLTRIGENSKIVVNGDPTQIDLPNKNMSGLVRSKELLGHLKEISIVDFDHSDVVRHPLVSKIVKAYSNND, via the coding sequence TTGAGCGGAATAACAAAAAAAAATATTGATCAGGCAATAAAGTTTGTTTACTCGGATAATAACTCTTTAAGTGTAATATTTCATGATAACGATTTGTTAATGGGTATTGCTGGGGAATTTAATAAAAATTTACAGGAACTTGAGAAAATCACAAAATGTAGTTTGTACTCAAGAGGAAATTCTATTCTTATAAAATCGGACCCTGAAACAAATGAAAAAGTAAAGAATGCGATCCAATTTTTAGTTAATCAATTTATTAATAATGGTAATATCGAAAATAAAGATATACTTTCTTCGGTAGACAAATTTATGATTAATGAAAAAATAAAAAACAATAATGTAACTGATATAATTAAAACTCCTAAAAAATCAATAATTCCTAGATCAGAGAAACAAAAGAATTATGTTAGAGCTTTAAGACAAAGTGATATTGTAATTTCTGCTGGACCAGCAGGAACAGGTAAAACGTTTTTAGCTGTTGCAGTTGGTTTGACTATGCTTTTGGAGAAAAAAATTGAAAGAATAATTTTATCAAGACCTGCTGTTGAAGCTGGAGAGCGTTTAGGATTCTTGCCTGGTGATATGAAAGAGAAAGTAGACCCTTATTTAAGACCGTTATATGACTCTTTATATGACTTGTTTGATTTCGAAAAAATCCAAAGAATGATTGAAATTGGAGATATAGAAATAGCACCATTAGCTTTTATGAGAGGTCGAACTCTTAAAAATTCCTTTGCAATTTTAGATGAAGCACAAAATGCAACCGATACTCAGATCAAAATGTTTCTTACTCGTATTGGTGAAAATTCAAAAATTGTAGTTAACGGAGATCCAACCCAAATTGATCTACCTAACAAAAATATGTCGGGACTGGTAAGATCAAAAGAATTACTTGGACATTTAAAAGAGATATCAATAGTTGATTTTGATCACTCAGATGTTGTTAGACATCCACTTGTATCAAAAATAGTAAAAGCATATTCAAATAATGATTAA
- the metK gene encoding methionine adenosyltransferase produces the protein MSDSKNYLFTSESVSEGHPDKVSDRISDMVVDTYISGDPYSRVACETLTTTNKVVLAGEVRGPEIKKDELIEKVRACIKDIGYDQEGFTWREATKIESHLHSQSADIAMGVDSSGNKDEGAGDQGIMFGYACDETEELMPAPIHYSHKILRLMAEDRKSGKLKNIEPDSKSQVTFEYVDGKPSKVKSVVISSQHSADINQSQVRDLLRPYLLKSIPENFLNDFNEDEFYVNPTGNFVIGGPDGDCGLTGRKIIVDTYGGAAPHGGGAFSGKDPTKVDRSAAYAARYIAKNIVASKIADKCLIQLAYAIGVSKPLSIYVNLFDNSLEKNNFVVRKIKESFDLSPRGIREMLNLNKPIYEKTSAYGHFGRAPESNGSFSWEKTDKTSIFSK, from the coding sequence ATGAGTGATTCAAAAAACTATCTTTTTACTAGCGAATCTGTTTCTGAAGGACACCCAGATAAAGTATCTGATAGAATTTCAGATATGGTTGTTGATACTTATATATCTGGAGATCCGTATTCTAGAGTAGCCTGTGAAACGTTAACCACTACTAATAAAGTTGTTTTAGCAGGTGAGGTTAGAGGACCAGAAATTAAAAAAGATGAATTAATTGAAAAAGTTAGAGCCTGTATTAAAGATATTGGTTATGACCAAGAGGGGTTTACCTGGAGAGAAGCAACTAAAATTGAAAGTCATTTACATTCTCAATCTGCTGATATTGCCATGGGTGTTGACTCGAGCGGAAATAAAGATGAGGGAGCTGGAGACCAGGGTATTATGTTTGGTTATGCGTGTGATGAAACTGAAGAATTAATGCCAGCACCAATTCATTATTCTCACAAGATTTTAAGATTAATGGCTGAGGATAGAAAATCAGGAAAACTAAAAAATATTGAACCAGATTCTAAGAGTCAAGTAACATTTGAATATGTTGATGGCAAACCCTCAAAAGTAAAATCAGTTGTTATTTCTTCTCAACATTCAGCTGATATAAATCAATCACAAGTTAGAGATTTACTTAGACCTTATTTATTAAAATCTATACCTGAAAATTTTCTTAATGATTTTAATGAGGATGAGTTTTATGTTAATCCAACAGGTAATTTTGTTATTGGTGGCCCAGATGGTGATTGTGGTTTAACAGGTAGAAAAATTATAGTTGATACATATGGTGGGGCAGCACCTCATGGTGGTGGTGCTTTTTCTGGAAAAGATCCAACAAAAGTTGATAGATCAGCCGCTTATGCAGCAAGATATATTGCAAAAAATATTGTTGCATCAAAAATTGCAGATAAATGTTTGATTCAGCTTGCTTATGCAATTGGAGTATCGAAACCTTTGTCCATTTATGTAAACTTGTTTGATAACAGTTTAGAAAAAAATAATTTTGTTGTGAGAAAAATTAAGGAGAGTTTTGATTTAAGTCCTAGAGGTATTAGAGAGATGTTAAATCTTAACAAACCCATTTACGAAAAAACTTCTGCTTACGGTCATTTTGGTAGAGCACCAGAAAGTAATGGCTCATTTTCTTGGGAAAAAACAGATAAAACAAGCATTTTTTCAAAATAG
- the nusA gene encoding transcription termination factor NusA yields MLNKRADKLELLRIAEAVALEKSIDKELIISSMEIGIAKAAKSKFGQENEIKVLIDRDSGNIEIFRKLIITENPENSNTEIKLEDAVNLSDSNKGKSVGDEILQPLPSFDFGRIAAQIAKQVISSNVRDAERDRQFNEFIDKKDSILSGIVKRLEFGNVIVDLGRTEAIIQKSELIPREIIKAGDRVKAYCFDVRREQRGQQIFLSRAHPKFMEKLFIQEVPEIYDGLIEIKSSSRDPGSRAKICVKAVDTSLDPVGACVGMRGSRVQAVVNELQGEKIDIVNWSEDPAILVSNALSPADVIRVNVDTERKKLDVILTEENLSKAIGRRGQNVRLATKLLNYEINIMTDQEDSEKRQIEFKEKTENFVKNLELDETLGQLLVAEGFSTIDDIKDSSTENLLKIEGIEEDTAKALIERAKEFYERDQEDISKRIKELGLEESLINLKGMTPGMLVTLGEKKILTLENFADLASDELTGGYDIVRGSKVKIEGYLEDFALSKEEADNLIMSAREIAYKD; encoded by the coding sequence ATGTTAAATAAAAGAGCTGATAAACTTGAATTATTAAGGATTGCAGAAGCTGTTGCATTAGAGAAGTCGATTGATAAAGAACTTATTATTAGTTCAATGGAGATTGGAATTGCTAAAGCTGCAAAATCTAAATTTGGTCAAGAAAATGAGATAAAAGTCTTGATCGATAGAGATAGTGGCAACATAGAAATTTTTAGAAAATTAATAATTACAGAAAATCCAGAAAATTCTAATACTGAAATAAAACTTGAAGATGCAGTAAACCTAAGTGATAGTAACAAAGGTAAATCAGTTGGAGATGAAATATTACAACCACTACCCTCATTTGATTTTGGTCGTATAGCAGCTCAAATAGCAAAGCAGGTAATTAGCTCAAATGTTAGAGATGCTGAGCGTGACAGGCAATTTAATGAATTTATAGATAAAAAGGATAGTATATTAAGTGGAATAGTAAAAAGATTGGAATTTGGCAATGTTATAGTCGATTTAGGAAGAACAGAAGCTATTATTCAAAAAAGTGAGCTCATTCCAAGAGAAATCATTAAAGCTGGAGATAGAGTAAAAGCATATTGTTTCGATGTAAGAAGAGAACAACGTGGACAACAAATATTTTTATCTAGAGCACACCCAAAGTTCATGGAAAAATTATTTATACAAGAAGTCCCAGAAATATATGATGGACTTATAGAGATAAAATCATCTTCAAGAGATCCAGGAAGTAGAGCAAAAATCTGCGTAAAAGCAGTTGATACCTCGTTAGATCCTGTTGGAGCATGTGTAGGAATGAGAGGTTCAAGAGTGCAAGCAGTAGTCAATGAACTTCAAGGTGAAAAAATTGATATTGTGAATTGGTCTGAAGATCCAGCAATTTTAGTCTCAAATGCACTTTCCCCAGCTGATGTAATTAGAGTCAACGTTGATACAGAAAGGAAAAAACTAGATGTTATATTGACTGAAGAAAATTTAAGTAAAGCCATTGGAAGAAGAGGTCAAAATGTTCGTTTGGCAACAAAACTTTTAAATTACGAAATTAATATAATGACTGATCAAGAGGACTCAGAGAAAAGGCAGATTGAGTTTAAAGAAAAAACTGAAAATTTTGTTAAAAATCTTGAGTTAGATGAAACTTTAGGACAATTACTTGTTGCTGAAGGTTTTTCAACAATTGATGATATTAAAGATAGTTCAACTGAAAACTTACTCAAGATAGAAGGTATTGAGGAAGACACAGCAAAAGCACTAATTGAGAGAGCTAAAGAATTTTATGAGAGAGATCAAGAAGATATCTCAAAAAGAATAAAAGAACTTGGTCTTGAGGAGTCTTTAATAAACTTAAAGGGCATGACACCTGGAATGCTAGTTACATTAGGTGAAAAGAAAATATTAACTTTAGAGAATTTTGCTGATTTAGCTTCTGACGAATTAACTGGTGGATATGATATTGTTAGGGGTTCAAAAGTAAAAATAGAGGGTTATCTTGAGGACTTTGCATTATCAAAAGAGGAAGCTGATAATTTAATAATGTCTGCTAGAGAAATAGCCTATAAAGATTGA